A part of Anabas testudineus chromosome 9, fAnaTes1.2, whole genome shotgun sequence genomic DNA contains:
- the LOC113150438 gene encoding histone-lysine N-methyltransferase SETD1B-like — MESEKQTTETETSPQHWRSCKLIIDPALTKGLYKVYRFDGRYFNIPVEDLGLFPVDTVRDPRICRLWSKCNKTHLVVPKFKVDEWFVGPVPPKEVTFSRLNDNVREEFLTNMCKQYGNIEEVEIFYNPKNKKHLGIAKVIFDTVKAAKDVVQHLHQTSVMGNIIHVEIDPKGENRARYLQVLLRGLYTPRTVPVGSSERALRSLIDSLLGSTVRQQLSSPTSIATPLSLDTACSSIWQDTPCSFGLTPHSQGTPRTPCLAATPLSQDSCYSSLQATPVLQGEPSTNSVHKPLRRELCLRKPARYHRGSGKVSDVSLHWKHCQPQPPQPPSNHIQTSSQQLTLWEAESSNHNNTGPASPCQESRDMIIAPSEAFTQNCNSFSILSINFSADPQTAQPQVESLDSRIESLLISSQSTDPSYFARKALEDIMHSQDSPASPRPANNSPFSDDSLVCTPTSCGSFTTREQCSYNDLVNVGPESLIENEEDETTQAVSFLTRNSQSPDLCDFTHDEERDCVDNEKDAKRFQSVSCPKEDHAAIEDQEHSNNRQSGALTPTKDMSLPQPLSFSSLSHTDPLLTPTAPPAITAGLSHPPVTPFPFPIPPFPPSVPPVPPRLPNGTIPIPPPGWIPSAGFHTSIPIPPPPIPPPPSIPPPPTFLGPPPPMMVPPSIPPPVHMYPLRMQLAGHLDKGNHPRHGSAPFPRPPWPAPPFPRFNPFVPPPDYTPVQKNLHKITIEKVLEVLMDELKSIIKKDITRRMIEGVAFKAFEDWWDCQEKKTRIQVSLKPGAGSVEERKKLINPLSHIKGPGKKPPLPSFKVKRKTTDDAGTTEETDNAVCSAHQNTDVKYGDDTVMAASERPKRRHARPHELDSDEDEDGGNDDEGKEEDTTLEEEIIPDKVETLVPDNNAPQMLCDRYDHDDGDYSNHPEEEMELAHKRVEDEDAITADGVQCSDSVTEAFAESSSSEESESSSDFDSSDSFSSESFEDSSYTDVGPEDEDMHEDTEDIRSDECIVISSDEDSMEYDSPLTPSAPLTPGAQLHLVLQEWSEEETKQNQYRQLQQDNCDLDAIMDVQNIEHQDLEPPSPIGIPESDLRVVMESPEWLKESPQNIQNLRPLTPTGCLADSDPDILIKSKPASPVEDVERPQTPGKGIVAELETEDSDEANEVHSLSPVSNEFVLAPSDLPVASYPSYQEMPKTPGREERSGWAEYNSGRPPATPGRETTISPSSIPAPSNNPYITAPKTPGRDIILPRRAIVHRRNTQIVSTSLPLLCGSPVTVSSPCSMSESSSDTDDGRSVWISSGVRTKPLRGLENMPGLLNEEKFLSRRKQWRRWKRRRRTHHQQRSLKRNIGSLSSHSRLRRWRLLCEERRILHSVWKEGLDEEDAKLLKCTYERLQEQDDGFGWLSDTIWIPHPLTKVQTEKTEEHKTWLPNHRTGSARSEGFYRISRKDKIKYLNNTKLTTELPTTSTQQGTCIPAQQPTLLRAGSDFRSEQRRLLSSFSSDSDLVKFNQLKFRKKRIRFSQSRIHEWGLFAMEPIAADEMVIEYVGQIIRQVIADMREQRYEEEGIGSSYLFRVDQDTIIDATKCGNLARFINHSCNPNCYAKIITVESQKKIVIYSRRPISINEEITYDYKFPIEEIKIPCLCGADNCRGSLN, encoded by the exons ATGGAAAGCGAAAAACAAACTACTGAGACAGAAACGTCGCCACAGCACTGGAGAAGTTGCAAGTTGATTATTGATCCTGCATTGACAAAGGGACTGTACAAAGTGTATCGTTTTGACGGACGATATTTTAACATACCT GTGGAGGACCTGGGTCTGTTTCCTGTGGATACAGTGAGAGATCCCCGCATCTGCCGCCTGTGGAGCAAATGCAACAAGACTCACCTTGTCGTGCCGAAATTTAAG gtTGATGAATGGTTTGTTGGTCCTGTTCCTCCCAAGGAAGTGACATTTTCCAGGCTGAATGACAATGTAAGGGAGGAGTTCCTGACTAATATGTGCAAACAATATGGAAACATTGAAGAAGTGGAAATCTTTTACAATCCTAAAAACAAGAAGCATTTAGGGATCGCAAAGGTCATCTTTGACACAGTAAAGGCTGCAAAAGACGTTGTTCAGCACCTCCATCAGACGTCAGTGATGGGAAATATTATTCATGTGGAAATTGACCCTAAAG GTGAAAACCGAGCGCGGTATCTCCAGGTCCTCTTACGTGGCCTTTATACCCCTCGGACGGTGCCGGTGGGCAGCAGTGAGAGAGCTCTTCGTAGTTTAATTGACAGTTTGCTG GGCAGCACAGTCAGGCAGCAGCTTTCCAGTCCCACTAGTATTGCTACACCCCTCTCTCTGGACACAGCTTGCTCCAGTATTTGGCAGGATACACCTTGCAGCTTTGGGCTAACACCACATTCTCAGGGAACCCCCCGCACTCCTTGCTTGGCTGCGACTCCTCTCTCCCAGGATTCTTGCTACTCCAGCCTTCAGGCAACTCCAGTCCTCCAGGGGGAGCCCTCTACCAATAGTGTTCACAAACCATTAAGACGAGAGCTCTGCCTTCGTAAACCTGCCAGGTATCACAGGGGATCTGGCAAAGTCTCAGATGTCAGCTTACATTGGAAACACTGCCAGCCACAACCACCGCAACCCCCCTCTAACCACATACAAACTAGCAGCCAGCAGCTCACTCTATGGGAGGCAGAGTCATCTAATCACAACAATACAGGCCCTGCCTCCCCCTGTCAGGAGTCCAGAGACATGATCATTGCTCCATCTGAGGCCTTCACTCAGAACTGCAACTCCTTCAGTATCCTGAGCATTAATTTTTCAGCTGACCCGCAGACAG CCCAGCCACAAGTTGAGAGTTTGGACTCACGCATCGAGAGTTTGCTGATAAGCAGCCAGAGTACTGACCCCTCGTACTTTGCTAGAAAAGCTTTGGAGGATATTATGCACTCTCAGGACAGCCCGGCTTCACCTCGACCAGCTAATAACTCCCCTTTCTCAGATGACTCACTTGTTTGTACCCCGACTTCTTGTGGATCTTTCACTACCAGGGAACAGTGTTCCTACAATGATCTAGTGAATGTGGGACCAGAATCTCTCATTGAAAATGAAGAGGACGAAACAACTCAAGCTGTTTCATTCCTCACAAGGAATTCGCAGTCTCCCGATCTATGTGATTTTACACATGATGAAGAGAGGGATTGTGTAGACAatgaaaaagatgcaaaaagGTTCCAGTCTGTATCATGTCCAAAG GAGGACCATGCAGCAATTGAGGATCAGGAGCACTCAAACAACAGACAGTCTGGAGCTTTGACACCAACAAAAGACATGTCTCTTCCTCAGcctctgtcattttcttctctcagtCACACCGATCCACTCCTTACCCCTACAGCTCCTCCTGCCATTACAGCTGGACTCTCCCATCCACCGGTCACCCCTTTTCCTTTCCCCATTCCTCCCTTTCCCCCATCTGTTCCACCTGTCCCACCTCGTCTACCGAATGGCACCATCCCCATCCCACCCCCAGGCTGGATCCCCTCTGCGGGCTTTCACACCAGCATACCCATTCCTCCTCCCCCTATACCACCTCCTCCTTCTATTCCTCCACCACCAACCTTTCTAGGACCCCCTCCACCTATGATGGTGCCACCCTCTATTCCACCTCCTGTACACATGTACCCCTTACGCATGCAGCTTGCAGGTCATTTGGATAAGGGAAATCACCCAAGGCATGGCAGTGCACCTTTCCCTCGACCACCCTGGCCTGCTCCACCTTTTCCCAGGTTTAACCCCTTTGTGCCACCACCAGACTACACACCTGTACAGAAAAACCTTCACAAGATCACAATAGAAAAGGTTTTAGAAGTCCTAATGGATGAACTGAAGTCAATTATCAAGAAGGACATTACACGTAGAATGATTGAAGGAGTCGCCTTCAAGGCATTTGAGGACTGGTGGGACTGTCAGGAGAAGAAAACAAGG ATACAAGTTTCTTTGAAACCTGGGGCTGGAAGCgtggaagagaggaaaaaactaatAAATCCTCTCAGTCACATCAAAGGCCCGGGCAAAAAGCCTCCTCTGCCATCCTTTAAG gtaaaaaggaaaacaacagatgatgcTGGTACGACAGAAGAAACAGATAATGCAGTGTGTTCCGCTCATCAAAACACTG ATGTGAAATATGGTGATGACACAGTGATGGCTGCATCTGAGAGACCCAAACGCAGACATGCAAGACCACATGAGCTTGATagtgatgaggatgaagatggtGGTAACGATGATGAAGGGAAAGAAGAAGATACAACACTTGAGGAGGAAATAATACCAGACAAAGTGGAGACTCTTGTGCCAGACAACAATGCTCCTCAAATGCTG TGTGACAGGTATGACCATGATGATGGGGATTACAGTAATCATCCTGAAGAAGAGATGGAGCTGGCACACAAACGCGTGGAGGATGAAGATGCCATCACTGCTGATGGAGTGCAGTGCTCAGATAGTG ttacAGAGGCTTTTGCAGAAAGTAGCTCCTCAGAAGAAAGCGAGTCCTCATCAGACTTCGACTCCTCCGACTCATTCTCTTCTGAAAGCTTTGAGGACTCGTCCTACACGGATGTAGGTCCTGAAGATGAAGACATGCACGAAGACACAGAGGATATCAGGAGTGATGAGTGTATAGTGATATCATCAGATGAAGACTCAATGGAGTATGATTCCCCTCTTACACCCTCAGCCCCGCTAACCCCTGGTGCACAGCTACACCTGGTCCTGCAGGAATGGTCTGAAGAGGAAACCAAGCAAAATCAGTATAGACAACTACAACAAGACAACTGTGACTTGGATGCCATAATGGATGTCCAAAATATTGAACACCAGGACTTAGAACCTCCATCTCCTATTGGAATACCAG AGTCAGACCTACGAGTGGTGATGGAGAGTCCTGAATGGTTGAAGGAGTCTCCACAGAACATACAAAACCTGAGGCCTCTCACTCCCACTGGCTGCTTAGCAGACAGTGACCCTGACATCCTTATAAAAAGCAAACCAGCATCTCCTGTGGAGGACGTGGAACGACCACAAACACCAGGCAAGGGCATAGTAGCTGAACTGGAAACTGAGGACTCAGATGAAGCCAATGAAGTGCACTCCCTCTCCCCAGTAAGCAATGAATTTGTTCTCGCTCCCTCTGACCTCCCAGTGGCCTCATACCCATCATACCAGGAGATGCCTAAAACTCCTGGTAGAGAGGAGAGAAGTGGGTGGGCCGAGTACAACTCTGGGAGACCTCCAGCAACACCAGGCAGAGAGACAACAAT CAGCCCATCATCTATTCCAGCCCCGTCTAACAATCCATATATTACAGCCCCAAAGACTCCTGGAAGAGACATTATCCTTCCCAGAAGAGCTATAGTCCACAGGAGGAACACGCAAATAGTGTCTACCTCACTGCCCCTGTTATGTGGCTCTCCCGTCACAGTGTCCTCTCCATGCAGCATGTCTGAATCTTCATCTGACACAGATGATGGGAGGAGTGTGTGGATCAGTTCAGGAGTAAGAACAAAGCCTTTGCGGGGACTGGAGAATATGCCTGGCCTTTTGAATGAGGAGAAATTCTTATCGAGACGAAagcagtggaggaggtggaagaggagacGGAGAACTCACCATCAGCAGAGATCACTGAAGAGAAACATTGGTTCACTGTCATCTCACAGTCGCCTTCGAAGGTGGCGATTACTCTGTGAAGAGAGAAGAATCCTTCATAGTGTTTGGAAGGAGGGCCTGGATGAGGAGGATGCAAAGCTGCTGAAGTGTACATACGAAAGGCTGCAGGAGCAGGATGATGGCTTCGGCTGGCTCAGTGATACCATCTGGATCCCTCACCCTC TGACTAAAGTCCAGACAGAGAAAACGGAGGAACATAAAACGTGGCTGCCAAACCACAGGACCGGCTCTGCTCGCAGTGAAGGCTTCTACAGAATCAGCAGGAAGGATAAAATTAAATACctcaacaacacaaaactgaCTACTGAACTTCCAACTACAAGTACTCAG CAGGGAACGTGCATCCCGGCCCAGCAGCCGACCCTGTTACGTGCTGGATCTGACTTTAGGTCTGAACAGCGCCGCTTGCTGTCCTCTTTCAGCTCCGATAGTGATCTGGTCAAGTTCAACCAGCTAAAG TTTCGAAAGAAGAGGATTCGTTTTAGTCAAAGTCGCATCCACGAGTGGGGCCTGTTTGCCATGGAGCCCATAGCAGCCGATGAGATGGTGATTGAGTATGTGGGCCAAATCATCAGACAG GTGATTGCTGACATGAGGGAGCAGAGGTACGAGGAGGAGGGCATTGGAAGCAGCTATTTGTTCCGGGTTGATCAGGACACCATCATTGATGCCACCAAATGTGGGAACTTAGCCAGGTTTATCAACCACAGCTGCAAT CCTAACTGCTATGCAAAGATCATTACTGTGGAATCACAGAAGAAGATAGTGATATACTCCAGACGACCAATAAGCATCAATGAAGAGATCACATATGACTATAAGTTTCCCATTGAGGAAATAAAGATTCCTTGTTTGTGTGGAGCAGACAACTGCAGGGGCTCCTTGAACTAA
- the LOC113151262 gene encoding calcium release-activated calcium channel protein 1-like, with protein MSLNEHSLQALSWRKLYLSRAKLKATSRTSALLSGFAMVAMVEVQLERDYDYPPGLLIAFSACTTVLVAVHLFALMISTCILPNLEAVSNVHNLNSVNESPHERMHRHIELAWAFSTVIGTLLFLTEVMLLCWVKFLPLKSSTKENNGTMSSGEAAAIASTCIMVPFAIVFIVFAVHFYRTLVSHKTDRQIRELEQVIRLQNQLDQRDENDDLKAVVNFP; from the exons ATGAGTTTGAACGAGCACTCCCTGCAGGCTCTGTCATGGAGAAAACTGTACTTGAGTCGAGCCAAACTCAAAGCCACCAGTCGCACCTCGGCTCTGTTGTCGGGCTTCGCCATG GTTGCCATGGTGGAGGTACAGCTGGAGCGGGATTATGACTATCCTCCTGGGCTGCTGATCGCCTTCAGTGCTTGTACCACAGTTCTGGTTGCAGTTCACCTCTTTGCCCTCATGATCAGCACCTGCATCCTCCCTAATCTTGAGGCTGTCAGCAATGTTCACAACCTCAACTCTGTCAACGAGTCTCCCCATGAGCGCATGCACCGCCACATAGAACTGGCCTGGGCCTTCTCCACTGTCATCGGCACCCTTCTCTTCCTGACAGAGGTGATGCTCTTGTGCTGGGTGAAGTTCTTACCtctcaaaagcagcactaaagAAAACAATGGCACTATGAGTTCTGGTGAGGCAGCAGCTATCGCTTCCACCTGCATCATGGTGCCGTTTGCCATcgtttttattgtgtttgccGTGCATTTTTACCGCACACTTGTTAGTcacaaaacagacagacagatccGAGAGCTGGAGCAGGTCATTCGGCTCCAGAACCAGCTGGACCAAAGGGATGAGAATGACGACCTGAAGGCTGTTGTCAATTTCCCTTAA